In Plantibacter sp. PA-3-X8, one DNA window encodes the following:
- a CDS encoding ACP S-malonyltransferase, whose protein sequence is MIVIACPGQGSQTPGFLDPWLQDASAKDALARFSDEAGLDLVKHGTVSDADTIRDTAVAQPLIVAAGIVALDALRKALPADAAPFGGIAGHSVGEITAAYGAGILSDSDAMSFVSERAVAMAEAAATTPTGMSAVLGGDQDAVVAHVRSFGLEPANHNGGGQIVVAGAHDALARLADEPLKGTRVIPLQVAGAFHTSYMQSARDWLAGASRTVEPLDPTLRIWTNHDGTEVTSGTAFFDLLIGQVASPVRWDLCMDAFSAAGITGLIELAPAGALTGLARRGLKGVPTVAIKTPDDLPAALDLIAQQ, encoded by the coding sequence GTGATCGTCATCGCCTGCCCTGGACAGGGCTCCCAAACCCCCGGCTTCCTCGACCCCTGGTTGCAAGACGCGTCCGCGAAGGACGCGCTCGCGCGCTTCTCCGACGAAGCAGGACTCGACCTCGTCAAGCACGGCACCGTCTCCGACGCCGACACCATCCGCGACACCGCGGTGGCCCAGCCGCTCATCGTCGCGGCCGGCATCGTCGCCTTGGACGCCCTGCGGAAGGCCCTCCCCGCCGACGCCGCGCCGTTCGGCGGCATCGCCGGACACTCCGTCGGCGAGATCACTGCGGCCTACGGCGCCGGCATCCTCTCGGACAGCGACGCGATGAGCTTCGTGAGCGAACGCGCCGTGGCCATGGCCGAAGCCGCAGCCACCACCCCGACGGGCATGAGCGCCGTCCTCGGTGGCGACCAGGACGCCGTCGTCGCGCACGTCCGTTCCTTCGGGCTGGAGCCCGCCAACCACAACGGCGGCGGCCAGATCGTCGTCGCCGGTGCGCATGACGCCCTCGCCCGCCTCGCCGACGAGCCGCTCAAGGGCACGCGGGTGATCCCGTTGCAGGTCGCAGGCGCCTTCCACACGAGCTACATGCAGTCGGCCCGCGACTGGCTGGCCGGGGCGAGCCGCACGGTCGAGCCCCTGGACCCGACGCTCCGCATCTGGACGAACCACGACGGCACCGAGGTCACCTCGGGTACGGCGTTCTTCGACCTCCTCATCGGTCAGGTCGCCTCCCCGGTACGCTGGGACCTGTGCATGGACGCGTTCAGCGCCGCAGGGATCACCGGACTCATCGAGCTCGCCCCCGCCGGGGCGCTCACCGGACTCGCACGTCGCGGCCTGAAGGGCGTGCCGACGGTCGCCATCAAGACCCCCGACGACCTGCCGGCAGCCCTCGACCTCATCGCCCAGCAGTAG
- a CDS encoding CdaR family transcriptional regulator: MTKTKTKAETLDWLRRISGELATATLKRLEDTLPWYAEMPPGRRSAVGLVAQAGISSFISWFDDPRSTPWIAADVFGAAPRELLRSVSLQQTLQLIRVTVEVVEERVASGSVDLREAILLYSRDIAFASADVYARAAEARGLWDARLEALVVDSILSGEADDELPSRIAALGWHGHGEACVLVGTTPRVLDVDMLRRTARHLDADVLIGVQGNRLVLVLGRAELPSTEPGDGEPVDEAEQAAADARTSSQLTFLDIAAKLEHGFGPGHLVLGHAVPSLIEASRSAKAALAGFAVAKSWRHAPRPVAADDLLPERALAGDNLAKTTLIERVYRPLKDYSGELVTTLWCYLDNGRSLEATARELFVHPNTVRYRLKRVSEVIGWDATGARESLILQAALILGAIAEPEPSRRRLTS, from the coding sequence GTGACGAAGACGAAGACGAAGGCCGAGACACTCGACTGGCTCCGCCGGATCTCGGGTGAGCTCGCGACCGCGACGCTCAAACGCCTCGAGGACACCCTTCCCTGGTACGCCGAGATGCCACCAGGCCGCCGCTCAGCGGTCGGCCTGGTGGCCCAGGCGGGCATCAGTTCGTTCATCTCGTGGTTCGACGATCCCCGGTCGACGCCGTGGATCGCTGCCGACGTGTTCGGGGCGGCTCCTCGCGAGCTGCTCCGTTCCGTCAGCCTGCAGCAGACGCTGCAACTCATCAGGGTCACCGTCGAGGTCGTCGAGGAACGCGTCGCGTCCGGAAGCGTCGACCTCCGCGAGGCGATCCTCCTTTACTCACGCGACATCGCGTTCGCCTCGGCCGACGTGTACGCCCGTGCGGCCGAAGCGCGCGGACTCTGGGACGCCCGCCTCGAGGCCCTCGTCGTCGACTCGATCCTCAGTGGCGAGGCCGACGACGAGCTCCCCAGCCGGATCGCCGCCCTCGGGTGGCACGGGCACGGTGAGGCCTGCGTCCTGGTCGGGACGACCCCACGGGTGCTCGATGTCGACATGCTCCGCCGGACCGCCCGACACCTCGACGCCGACGTGCTCATCGGCGTCCAGGGCAACCGGCTCGTGCTCGTCCTGGGTCGCGCCGAGCTACCCAGCACCGAGCCCGGAGACGGCGAACCCGTCGACGAGGCCGAACAGGCCGCCGCGGACGCCCGCACCAGCTCACAACTCACCTTCCTCGACATCGCCGCCAAGCTCGAGCACGGCTTCGGGCCGGGGCACCTGGTGCTCGGTCACGCCGTGCCCTCCCTCATCGAGGCGTCGCGCAGCGCGAAGGCCGCACTGGCCGGCTTCGCCGTGGCGAAGTCCTGGCGACACGCACCACGTCCGGTCGCCGCGGACGACCTCCTTCCGGAACGCGCCCTCGCCGGCGACAACCTGGCGAAGACCACGCTCATCGAGCGGGTCTACCGCCCGCTCAAGGACTACTCCGGCGAGCTCGTGACCACGCTCTGGTGTTACCTCGACAACGGCCGCTCGCTCGAAGCGACCGCGCGCGAGCTGTTCGTGCACCCCAACACGGTCCGGTACCGCCTCAAGCGGGTCTCCGAGGTCATCGGCTGGGACGCGACCGGTGCCCGCGAGTCGCTCATCCTGCAAGCGGCCCTCATCCTCGGTGCCATCGCTGAGCCCGAGCCGTCCCGACGTCGGCTGACCTCCTGA
- the aceE gene encoding pyruvate dehydrogenase (acetyl-transferring), homodimeric type, with product MTVHDQDPYSSNHVDADPEETSEWNESLDALVDERGRGRGRDIMLSLLKRSKELHLGVPMVPTTDYINTIASENEPDFPGDEDIERRYRAWIRWNAAMTVHRAQRPGIGVGGHISTYASSAALYEVGFNHFFRGQDAPGGGDQIYIQGHASPGTYARAFLEGRLSTDQLDGFRQEKSHAPHGLSSYPHPRLMPDFWQFPTVSMGLGPINAIYQAHLAKYVTNRGIKDASDQQVWAFLGDGEMDEVESRGQLQVAANEGLDNLNFVINCNLQRLDGPVRGNGKIIQELESFFRGAGWNVIKVIWGREWDDLLNRDTDGALLNLMNVTPDGDFQTYKTEDGAYVRENFFGRDERALKLVEGYTDDEVWNLKRGGHDYRKVYAAFKAASEHKGQPTVILAHTIKGYGLGPSFEGRNATHQMKKMTLDNLKTFRDTMRIPITDSQLEENPYLPPYYHPGEDDEAIQYLHERRRALGGYVPERRSKYTQLNLPDDSAYAAAKKGSGTQEIATTMAFVRLLKDLLRAKDFGNRIVPIIPDEARTFGMDAFFPSAKIYNPNGQHYTSVDRELLLAYKESPQGQIVHVGINEAGAVAAFSAIGTSYSVQGEPLIPVYVFYSMFGFQRTADAIWAAGDQMTRGFMIGATAGRTTLTGEGLQHADGHSLLLSSSNPAVVSYDPAYGYEIAHIVRSGIQRMYGGEHEDPNVMYYLTVYNEPMVMPVEPEGVDVDGIVRGIHRISTSDKQGPKAQLMASGVAVPWAIEAQQLLADDWGVSADVWSVTSWTELRRDGLAADQHNFLHPQEERRVPYVTEKLSGAAGPFVAVTDHMHAVPDQIRQFVPGDFATLGADDFGFSDTRAAARRFFKIDGPSLVVRTLQQLAARGEVDASLPQQAIDRYRLHDVNAGNTGNAGGES from the coding sequence GTGACTGTTCACGACCAGGATCCATACTCGTCCAACCACGTAGACGCCGATCCTGAGGAGACGTCCGAGTGGAATGAGTCCCTCGACGCCCTCGTCGACGAACGTGGCCGCGGTCGCGGCCGCGACATCATGCTGAGCCTCCTGAAGCGCTCGAAGGAGCTGCACCTCGGCGTGCCGATGGTGCCCACCACCGACTACATCAACACCATCGCCTCGGAGAACGAGCCCGACTTCCCGGGCGACGAGGACATCGAACGCCGCTACCGCGCCTGGATCCGCTGGAACGCGGCCATGACCGTGCACCGCGCGCAGCGCCCCGGCATCGGTGTCGGCGGACACATCTCCACCTACGCGTCGTCGGCCGCGCTCTACGAGGTCGGCTTCAACCACTTCTTCCGCGGCCAGGACGCCCCGGGCGGTGGCGACCAGATCTACATCCAGGGCCACGCCTCCCCCGGCACCTACGCCCGCGCCTTCCTCGAGGGACGCCTCAGCACCGACCAGCTCGACGGCTTCCGTCAGGAGAAGTCGCACGCGCCGCACGGGCTCTCCTCGTACCCGCACCCGCGCCTCATGCCGGACTTCTGGCAGTTCCCGACGGTCTCCATGGGTCTCGGTCCGATCAACGCGATCTACCAGGCGCACCTCGCCAAGTACGTCACGAACCGTGGCATCAAGGACGCCAGCGACCAGCAGGTCTGGGCGTTCCTCGGCGACGGCGAGATGGACGAGGTCGAGAGCCGCGGTCAGCTCCAGGTCGCCGCGAACGAGGGCCTCGACAACCTCAACTTCGTGATCAACTGCAACCTGCAGCGCCTCGACGGCCCCGTCCGCGGGAACGGCAAGATCATCCAGGAGCTCGAGAGCTTCTTCCGCGGCGCCGGCTGGAACGTCATCAAGGTCATCTGGGGCCGCGAGTGGGACGACCTCCTCAACCGCGACACCGACGGCGCGCTCCTCAACCTCATGAACGTCACGCCCGACGGCGACTTCCAGACGTACAAGACGGAGGACGGCGCCTACGTCCGCGAGAACTTCTTCGGCCGCGACGAGCGTGCCCTGAAGCTCGTCGAGGGCTACACCGACGACGAGGTCTGGAACCTCAAGCGCGGCGGCCACGACTACCGCAAGGTCTACGCGGCGTTCAAGGCGGCCAGCGAGCACAAGGGCCAGCCGACGGTCATCCTCGCGCACACCATCAAGGGCTACGGCCTCGGCCCGAGCTTCGAGGGCCGCAACGCTACCCACCAGATGAAGAAGATGACGCTCGACAACCTGAAGACCTTCAGGGACACGATGCGCATCCCGATCACCGACTCGCAGCTCGAAGAGAACCCCTACCTCCCGCCGTACTACCACCCGGGCGAGGACGACGAGGCGATCCAGTACCTGCACGAGCGTCGCCGCGCGCTCGGCGGCTACGTCCCCGAGCGTCGCAGCAAGTACACGCAGCTGAACCTGCCCGACGACTCCGCGTACGCGGCAGCGAAGAAGGGCTCCGGCACGCAGGAGATCGCCACCACCATGGCGTTCGTCCGACTGCTGAAGGACCTCCTCCGCGCCAAGGACTTCGGCAACCGGATCGTCCCGATCATCCCCGACGAGGCACGCACCTTCGGTATGGACGCGTTCTTCCCGAGCGCGAAGATCTACAACCCGAACGGTCAGCACTACACCTCGGTGGACCGCGAACTGCTGCTCGCCTACAAGGAGAGCCCGCAGGGTCAGATCGTGCACGTGGGCATCAACGAGGCGGGCGCCGTCGCGGCCTTCTCCGCGATCGGAACCTCGTACTCGGTGCAGGGCGAGCCGCTCATCCCGGTCTACGTCTTCTACTCGATGTTCGGCTTCCAGCGCACCGCCGACGCCATCTGGGCTGCCGGCGACCAGATGACCCGTGGCTTCATGATCGGCGCGACCGCCGGTCGCACGACGCTCACGGGTGAGGGTCTCCAGCACGCGGACGGCCACTCGCTGCTGCTCTCGTCGTCGAACCCCGCGGTCGTCAGCTACGACCCGGCCTACGGCTACGAGATCGCGCACATCGTGCGCAGCGGTATCCAGCGCATGTACGGCGGCGAGCACGAGGACCCGAACGTCATGTACTACCTCACGGTGTACAACGAGCCGATGGTCATGCCCGTCGAGCCCGAGGGCGTGGACGTCGACGGCATCGTGCGCGGTATCCACCGCATCAGCACGAGCGACAAGCAGGGCCCGAAGGCTCAGCTGATGGCCTCCGGTGTCGCGGTCCCGTGGGCGATCGAAGCGCAGCAGCTGCTCGCCGACGACTGGGGCGTCTCCGCAGACGTCTGGAGCGTCACGAGCTGGACCGAGCTCCGTCGCGACGGGCTCGCCGCCGACCAGCACAACTTCCTCCACCCGCAGGAGGAGCGTCGTGTGCCCTACGTCACGGAGAAGCTGAGCGGTGCCGCAGGTCCGTTCGTCGCCGTGACCGACCACATGCACGCCGTGCCGGACCAGATCCGTCAGTTCGTGCCTGGCGACTTCGCGACGCTGGGTGCCGACGACTTCGGCTTCTCCGACACGCGCGCCGCTGCCCGTCGCTTCTTCAAGATCGACGGCCCGTCGCTCGTCGTCCGCACCCTCCAGCAGCTCGCTGCTCGGGGTGAGGTCGATGCGAGCCTCCCGCAGCAGGCGATCGACCGCTACCGCCTCCACGACGTGAACGCCGGCAACACCGGTAACGCGGGTGGCGAGAGCTGA
- a CDS encoding peroxiredoxin, protein MALENDTLAPDFELANQFGELVRLSQFRGSSAVALVFFPLAFSGTCTGELCELRDNLSLFTDDQVTLVGISVDSKHTLRAWAEQEQYGFQLLADFWPHGQVAKEYGVFLQEKGFANRATFLIDQQGIIRESFITAPGEARSLAAYRAALEELRQPA, encoded by the coding sequence ATGGCACTCGAGAACGACACCCTGGCACCCGACTTCGAACTGGCGAACCAGTTCGGTGAACTCGTCAGGTTGAGTCAGTTCCGCGGCAGTTCGGCTGTCGCCCTCGTCTTCTTCCCGTTGGCGTTCTCCGGCACCTGCACGGGGGAGCTGTGCGAGTTGCGCGACAACCTCAGCCTGTTCACGGACGACCAGGTCACGCTCGTCGGCATCTCCGTCGACTCGAAGCACACGCTGCGCGCGTGGGCGGAGCAGGAGCAGTACGGCTTCCAGCTGCTCGCCGACTTCTGGCCGCACGGCCAGGTCGCCAAGGAGTACGGGGTGTTCCTGCAGGAGAAGGGGTTCGCGAACCGTGCGACCTTCCTCATCGACCAGCAGGGCATCATCCGTGAGAGCTTCATCACGGCACCGGGCGAAGCCCGCTCGCTCGCGGCCTACCGCGCCGCGCTCGAAGAGCTGCGTCAGCCGGCCTGA
- a CDS encoding dihydrofolate reductase: MSLALIWAQAHDGVIGADGDMPWHVPEDLAHFKALTGSDAVIMGRRTWDSLPPRFRPLPGRPNIVVTRDHAWSADGAIVAHSLEDAFEAAQLVGNGQAWVTGGAGLFTEALALADRLEVTELDLDVAGDTFAPTIGEEWVPVTIDPAHGWSESRTGVPYRFIRYERAPEVTITG, from the coding sequence ATGAGCCTGGCACTCATCTGGGCCCAGGCCCACGACGGCGTCATCGGCGCAGACGGCGACATGCCCTGGCACGTCCCCGAAGACCTCGCGCATTTCAAGGCGCTCACCGGGTCGGACGCGGTGATCATGGGTCGCCGAACCTGGGATTCACTCCCCCCGCGGTTCCGTCCGCTCCCAGGACGCCCGAACATCGTCGTCACCCGCGATCACGCGTGGTCCGCCGACGGCGCGATCGTCGCGCACTCCCTGGAGGATGCATTCGAAGCGGCACAGCTCGTCGGCAACGGCCAGGCCTGGGTCACCGGCGGCGCGGGTCTCTTCACCGAAGCGCTCGCGCTTGCCGACCGGCTCGAGGTGACCGAACTCGACCTCGACGTCGCGGGCGACACCTTCGCACCGACCATCGGCGAGGAGTGGGTGCCGGTCACGATCGATCCGGCGCACGGCTGGTCGGAATCCCGCACGGGTGTCCCCTACCGGTTCATCCGCTACGAGCGCGCACCCGAGGTCACGATCACCGGCTGA
- a CDS encoding thymidylate synthase has product MDTTIPTPYEDLLRDTLEHGATKGDRTGTGTRSVFGRQLRFDLSEGFPLITTKRVHWKSIAYELLWFLRGDGNVRWLQEHGVSIWDEWADDQGELGPVYGVQWRSWPTPDGSHIDQISQVIDQLRTDPNSRRIIVSAWNVADIPNMALAPCHAFFQFYVADGKLSCQLYQRSADLFLGVPFNIASYALLTHLVAEQVGLEVGDFVWTGGDCHIYDNHVEQVTEQLTRAPFPYPKLRINTKRDSIFDVEYDDLEIVDYQHHPAIRAAVAV; this is encoded by the coding sequence ATGGATACGACGATCCCCACCCCGTACGAAGACCTCCTGCGCGACACGCTCGAGCATGGCGCCACCAAAGGCGACCGCACCGGAACCGGCACGCGCAGTGTGTTCGGCCGCCAGCTCCGTTTCGACCTCTCCGAGGGCTTCCCGCTCATCACCACCAAGCGGGTGCACTGGAAGTCCATCGCCTACGAACTCCTCTGGTTCCTCCGCGGCGACGGCAACGTCCGCTGGCTGCAGGAGCACGGCGTCTCCATCTGGGACGAATGGGCCGACGACCAGGGCGAACTCGGTCCCGTGTACGGCGTGCAGTGGCGGTCCTGGCCGACCCCCGACGGCTCGCACATCGACCAGATCTCGCAGGTCATCGACCAGCTGCGCACCGATCCGAACTCGCGCCGCATCATCGTCTCCGCCTGGAACGTCGCCGACATCCCCAACATGGCGCTCGCCCCGTGCCACGCCTTCTTCCAGTTCTACGTCGCCGACGGCAAGCTCTCCTGCCAGCTCTACCAGCGCAGCGCAGACCTCTTCCTCGGCGTTCCGTTCAACATCGCCAGTTACGCGCTCCTCACCCACCTCGTCGCCGAGCAGGTCGGCCTCGAGGTCGGCGACTTCGTGTGGACGGGCGGCGACTGCCACATCTACGACAACCACGTCGAGCAGGTGACGGAGCAGCTCACGCGCGCACCGTTCCCCTACCCGAAGCTGCGCATCAATACGAAGCGCGACAGCATCTTCGACGTGGAGTACGACGACCTCGAGATCGTCGACTACCAGCACCACCCCGCCATCCGCGCGGCCGTCGCCGTATGA
- a CDS encoding aldo/keto reductase: MKHTRLGNSGLKVSRIALGCMSFGDPASGHLPWSLPKDDALPYFRQALDLGITFWDTANVYSYGDSERIVGEALRQFTNRDEIVLATKAHFSDTPGTGPGLQVAGLSRKAIMQQIDASLTRLGADYVDLYQIHRFDPETPIEETMEALHDVVKAGKARYLGASAMWAWQFATMQHAADMHGWTRFVSMQDQYSLLYREEEREMFGLLADQGVGSIPYSPLAKGRVARPAGEQTQRSSDDPVGNSFFADSERDRPVIDAVQRVAESRGVPMAQIAMAWVLSNPVVAAPIIGATKPRHLDDAAAAVDIDLTPEEVTALTEHYTVRAAGGF, encoded by the coding sequence ATGAAACACACCCGTCTCGGCAACTCAGGCCTGAAAGTTAGCCGCATCGCGCTCGGCTGTATGAGCTTCGGTGACCCCGCCAGCGGCCACCTGCCATGGTCCCTCCCGAAGGACGATGCCCTGCCGTACTTCCGGCAGGCACTCGACCTCGGCATCACGTTCTGGGACACCGCGAACGTCTACTCCTACGGCGATTCCGAACGTATCGTCGGCGAAGCGCTCCGGCAGTTCACGAACCGCGACGAGATCGTCCTCGCCACCAAGGCCCACTTCTCCGACACCCCCGGCACCGGCCCCGGCCTGCAGGTCGCCGGGCTGTCGCGGAAGGCGATCATGCAGCAGATCGACGCGTCCCTGACCCGCCTCGGCGCCGACTACGTGGACCTTTACCAGATCCATCGCTTCGACCCCGAGACCCCGATCGAAGAGACGATGGAGGCCCTCCACGACGTCGTCAAGGCCGGCAAGGCGCGCTACCTCGGCGCGTCAGCGATGTGGGCGTGGCAGTTCGCGACGATGCAGCATGCTGCGGACATGCACGGCTGGACCCGGTTCGTGTCCATGCAGGACCAGTACTCGCTCCTCTACCGAGAGGAAGAGCGCGAGATGTTCGGTTTGCTCGCAGACCAAGGCGTCGGCAGCATCCCCTACAGCCCCCTCGCCAAGGGCCGCGTCGCCCGCCCTGCCGGCGAGCAGACGCAGCGCTCCTCCGACGACCCGGTCGGTAACAGCTTCTTCGCTGACTCCGAACGGGACCGCCCCGTGATCGACGCCGTGCAACGCGTCGCGGAGAGCCGCGGTGTCCCCATGGCGCAGATCGCGATGGCGTGGGTGCTCAGCAACCCCGTCGTCGCAGCCCCCATCATCGGAGCGACCAAGCCCCGCCACCTCGATGACGCCGCGGCAGCCGTCGACATCGACCTCACCCCAGAAGAAGTCACCGCACTCACCGAGCACTACACCGTCCGTGCCGCCGGCGGGTTCTGA